The following proteins come from a genomic window of Scylla paramamosain isolate STU-SP2022 chromosome 46, ASM3559412v1, whole genome shotgun sequence:
- the LOC135094731 gene encoding uncharacterized protein LOC135094731, protein MCTELSSLSENYPQLASIKSGNFKLLFQCLSIDTIKLLDMSDTEEINAVDGLREGEGEQVDRDQTCIEEVSVRERVPTDKGREYQVSVTKGRAESCKRKWSSVTSKIKKGLKIVISPFELEPMSSEVIEAFQQYYVEYTKLVELEPERSEELTEELEHNQQVHHEILESIECKRKELKNDRGSICSSKRSRHSRVSSTSSRSSAAQRKQEAAAKVARLRKEMEYHDSLAEAEVMLAKTKAEAEAMFSKKKKERDLAVASAELNALSLVEEEVKMFPGNDESVEKQSYLQQYIESQNEMKAQAIANQQSDNAMPHKYVTFHDPQKPSSCNRDNELMTNEVDGQIFSEPQVINLNPTAQSLVPSSRRHTHNVNMPNNVNNVRQNHQSFSHPGGTFAINIPDPKWSLPPIEPNTFDGEPMEFPSWLKNFETYVESKTSVGKERLAYLERYTTGEAKNAIKMLMHFNSDADYVQAKKILSDRFGNKSIIADAYTNKLMNWLPISPHNGPALTAFSDFLKCCLAAMKHTSYLSFLNDPREQRKVLAKLPEHVVHDWRKQAMIYLDTNSNNTSSSNEEHHPPFEMLCEFVQNEAKGASNPFLSWNSVSREVNDWIKTQTWATNWKPRESNIMTKNRGSRTFMAKAIEEKPMWSFQSKVNVQANKQYPKDLERKGRFCHYCTKDHDLDDCKEFAKLDGNTRYKFAKEKRLCTGCLKMGHKGKDCRRRKVCKVCQRYHPTALHTDDMTRTESQKVPAQATQPKDDKPTVVANKVKVTESVTHDMHTMIVPVWLHHVSNEENKFLVYALLDEQSDASFIKESTLNKLGVSGPSVSLNIHTISGKQITDSIKIHGLKVRGYNEEVEISVPSAYSTENISAGRSQIPRPETACDWPHLKAISDKLMKYDPNIDIGLLIGLDCAEAIMAEEQIAGDSKKHPYARRTELGWGIIGKISPHSSPLEDTVVVYRTVTQEVEINEEKRVNFLVVPTKTKEMINPSQVRDMFELDFSDRKSADTPLSYEDKRFMSKMKEGVHQLKDGHYELPLPLKDDNVKLPNNKLLAEQRFKKLRGKLEKDNQHKGDYKVFMDDMITKGYAEVVPTKDLVRNDGKVWYIPHHGVYHPRKPKKLRVVFDCSANYRNQSLNSHLLQGPDLTNKLIGVLCRFRQESIALVCDIEAMYHQVKVNPEHRDMLRFLWWESGDLNNKIAEYRMTAHLFGATSSPSVANFALKKAADDYGCGSDAAKFVRNNFYVDDGLKSVATMDEAVTLIQQSKELCYKGGFNLHKFLSNNKDVLAAISPHERADGIKSLDFSKNEDTLPIERTLGVEWCIESDTFQFRIKLKDKPLTRRGILSTVSSIYDPLGLVSPLILTGKQILQELCKNAVDWDDEVPDYVKPKWIKWKDELHKLDQLKVPRCYKPDDFGEVEKVELHHFSDACQEGYGQCSYIRLISKIGQIHCALVMAKSRVTPLKTITIPRLELAAAVVSVRIHKLLKGELEYNNVEEVFWTDSKVVLGYIANEAKRFHVYVANRVETIRDHTSPDQWKFVETQYNPADHASRGMTADELCNSKIWWNGPEFLWQHSKMDSHSQYKVINENDPEVKKVVCHAVGTQQPTDILERLEYFSDWFKAKRAVAVCLKLLNSFRGKGDGTTKVKGNTYKPVNVAEVSEAENVIIKQLQSKAFQKEINVLKSSANHNSLIKGDNGKGTKVIDKTSSLYKLDPYIDKNGIMRVGGRLRLSNLTDESKHPVILPKTSHITQLIICHHHKRTNHQGRGITLNEIRSCGYWIVGGSSLVSRHISKCIICRKVRSTTQGQKMADLPIDRLEPSPPFTYSAVDFFGPFYVKEGRKELKRYGVLFTCMACRAVHIETANSMDTSSFLSAYRRFVGRRGPVRQLRCDQGTNFVGAKSEYEKCLKELNNNKVRQELVKDQCDWIVFNMNVPNSSHMGGVWERQIRTVRNVLSVLLDQHGTQLDDQDLRTFLVEAENIVNGRPLTVDHLNSPESLTPLTPSNLLTMKTKVVLPPPSIFIKKDLYCIKRWRRAQYLANQFWSRWKKEYVQFLQLRNKWTTPKRNLSVNDIVIIKDQNLARNQWKLGRVTEVSPDHDGLVRKVKVLVSDCNLDNQGRHIKANRTIIERPIHSLVLLLEGNA, encoded by the coding sequence atgtgcactgaattgagtagcctaagtgaaaattacccacaattagctagtattaagagtggtaattttaaattgctctttcagtgtctcagtattgacacaattaagttgttagatatgtctgatactgaggaaattaatgccgtagatggccttagggaaggtgagggtgagcaagtggacagggatcaaacttgtattgaagaagttagtgtcagggagcgagtgccaaccgataaaggaagagaatatcaagtcagtgtaaccaaaggaagagcagagtcctgtaagcgtaaatggagcagtgttaccagcaaaattaagaaaggattaaaaattgtaattagcccctttgaattagagcccatgtcaagtgaagtaatagaggcatttcagcagtattatgtggaatacacaaagctggtggaactagagccagaaaggtcagaggagctaactgaagagctggaacacaatcaacaagttcaccatgaaatattagaaagtatagaatgtaaaagaaaggagttaaagaatgacagaggatcaatttgttctagcaaacggtctagacattctagagtctcatctacttcatcacgttcatcagcagcacaaagaaagcaagaagcagcagcaaaggtagccagacttagaaaggaaatggaatatcatgatagtttagcagaggcagaagttatgttagctaagacaaaagcagaggcagaagcaatgttctcaaagaaaaagaaagagagagatttagcagttgctagtgcagaacttaatgctcttagcttagttgaagaagaagtaaaaatgtttccaggtaatgatgaaagtgtagagaagcaaagttatcttcaacaatacatagagtcacaaaatgaaatgaaagcacaagcaattgcaaatcaacaaagtgacaatgccatgcctcacaaatatgttacattccatgacccacagaaaccttcttcttgcaatagagataatgaattgatgacaaatgaagtagatggacaaatatttagtgaacctcaggtaataaatctcaaccctacagctcaaagtcttgtaccaagctctcgtagacacactcataatgtcaacatgcctaataatgtgaataatgtgagacagaatcatcaatccttttcccatcctgggggaacctttgcaatcaacatacctgatcccaagtggagcctccctccaatagagcctaacacttttgatggagaacccatggaatttccaagttggttgaaaaactttgaaacttatgtagagtctaaaacttctgttggtaaagagagacttgcctacttagagaggtatacaactggtgaggcaaagaatgccattaaaatgttaatgcactttaactctgatgctgactatgtgcaagcaaagaaaattcttagtgatagatttggaaacaaaagcatcatagctgatgcttacacaaataagttaatgaattggctaccaatctctccgcataatggtccagcattaacagctttctcagattttttgaagtgctgtttagctgcaatgaaacacacttcttatttgtcatttctgaatgaccctagagagcagagaaaggtgctagcaaaactccctgaacatgttgttcatgactggagaaagcaagcgatgatatatcttgatactaacagtaataacacttctagtagcaatgaagagcaccacccaccctttgaaatgttatgtgaatttgtccagaacgaagcaaaaggagcaagcaatccatttctttcctggaattcagtaagtagggaagtaaatgactggatcaaaactcaaacatgggcaaccaattggaaaccaagggaatcaaacatcatgacaaagaatagagggagtagaactttcatggctaaagcaattgaggaaaaaccaatgtggtcattccaaagtaaagtaaatgtacaagccaacaaacagtatcccaaggacctggaaaggaaaggacgattctgtcactactgtacaaaggatcatgatttagatgattgcaaggaatttgccaaacttgatggtaatactaggtacaaatttgctaaagaaaaacggttatgtacagggtgtctaaaaatgggtcacaaaggaaaggattgcagaagaaggaaagtttgtaaagtatgtcagagataccatcccacagctcttcacactgatgacatgacaagaactgagagccaaaaggtgccagcacaagcaactcagcctaaagatgataaacccacagtagtagccaataaggtcaaagttacagaatcagtgacacatgacatgcacaccatgatagttcctgtatggttacatcatgttagtaacgaagagaataaatttttagtgtatgccctgctggatgagcagtctgatgcttcattcatcaaggaaagcactctgaataaattgggagttagtggaccatcagtgtcactcaatatccacacaataagtggaaaacaaatcactgattctatcaaaattcatggacttaaagtaagaggttataatgaagaagtggaaatatcagtcccttcagcatattcaacagaaaacatttcagctggacggagtcagataccaaggcctgagactgcttgtgactggccccacttaaaggcaatctctgacaaactaatgaaatatgacccaaacattgacataggacttctcattggtcttgattgtgcagaagccattatggcagaagagcaaatagcaggtgatagtaagaagcatccctatgctcgtaggacagagctaggttgggggatcattggtaaaatctcaccccattcaagtccattggaggatacagtggtagtctacagaacagtgacacaagaagtagaaatcaatgaagaaaagagggttaatttcttagtggttcctactaaaaccaaagagatgattaatccttctcaagtgagagatatgtttgaacttgacttcagtgatagaaagtcagctgacactccattatcatatgaagataaaaggtttatgagtaagatgaaagaaggagtacatcagctgaaggatggccattatgagttgccccttcctcttaaagatgataacgtcaagcttccaaacaacaaactattagcagagcagagattcaagaagttaagaggtaaacttgagaaggataatcaacacaaaggtgattacaaagtgttcatggatgatatgattacaaaaggttatgcagaggttgtaccgacaaaggatttagttaggaatgatggtaaggtctggtacattccacatcatggagtctatcatccaagaaagccaaagaagttgagagttgtatttgactgtagtgcaaactacaggaaccagtcattaaacagtcacctgttacaaggcccagaccttaccaacaaacttattggagtattgtgtaggtttaggcaagaaagcattgcacttgtatgtgatatagaagcaatgtaccatcaagtgaaagtcaacccagaacacagagacatgttaagattcctttggtgggaaagtggtgaccttaataataagatagctgaatacaggatgacagctcacctgtttggagctacttcatctccaagtgtagccaactttgctcttaagaaagctgcagatgactacgggtgtggatctgatgcagccaagtttgtaagaaacaacttttatgttgatgatggtttgaagtcagtagctacaatggatgaagctgtcactcttattcagcagagcaaagaattatgttacaagggaggttttaaccttcataagttcttgtcaaacaacaaagatgtattagctgcaatttctcctcatgagagagcagatggaattaaaagtttggattttagtaagaatgaagacacactgcctatagaaagaactttgggagttgagtggtgcatagaatctgacacatttcaatttagaataaagctgaaagacaagccactcaccaggagaggcattctgtcaacagtgagctctatatatgatccattaggtctagtgtcacctctcatactgactggaaagcaaattttacaagaattatgtaagaatgcagttgattgggatgatgaggtgccagattatgtcaaacctaaatggataaaatggaaggatgagctgcacaaactagatcagttaaaggtacctagatgctacaaacctgatgactttggggaagtagaaaaggttgaactccatcacttttcagatgcctgtcaagagggatatggccagtgctcatatattagattaattagcaagattggccaaattcattgtgcattagtaatggcaaagtcacgtgtcacacctctaaaaaccataacaattcccagactagaactagcagcagcagtggtgtcagttagaatccataaactcttgaagggagaacttgagtataataatgtggaagaagtattttggacagacagcaaagtagtccttggttacattgcaaatgaagcaaagagattccatgtatatgttgcaaatagagtagaaacaataagagatcacacttcaccagatcagtggaaatttgtagagacacagtataacccagcagatcatgcatctagaggcatgacagcagatgaattgtgtaatagcaagatctggtggaatggcccagaattcctttggcaacatagcaaaatggatagccattcccagtacaaggtcataaatgagaatgatccagaagtgaagaaagttgtatgccatgctgtaggtacacaacagcccacagatatactagaaagacttgagtatttttcagattggtttaaagcaaagagggcagttgctgtatgcctcaagcttctgaacagcttcagaggaaaaggtgatggcactactaaagtaaagggaaacacatataagccagtaaatgtagcagaagtgtcagaagctgaaaatgtaattataaaacaactgcaatcaaaggcattccaaaaggaaataaatgtactgaaatcatctgctaaccataattctttaattaaaggagacaatggcaagggaacaaaagtgatagacaagaccagttccctctataagttagatccctacattgacaaaaatggtatcatgagagtaggaggaagattgaggctttctaatttgacagatgaatccaaacatccagtcatcctccccaaaacatctcacataacccagctgataatatgccaccatcacaaaaggacaaatcatcaaggcaggggcataactttaaatgaaatcaggtcatgtggatactggatagtaggaggatcatccctagtatcaaggcacatttcaaagtgcattatctgtcgtaaagttagaagtacaacacagggacagaagatggcagacctgcctattgacagactagaaccatcacctccttttacatactcagcagtagatttctttggccctttctatgtcaaagaggggcgtaaagagcttaaaagatatggagtgctctttacttgcatggcatgtagagctgtgcacatagagacagccaacagcatggatacaagttccttcctaagtgcataccgtcgctttgtaggacgaagagggcctgtaagacagttgagatgtgaccagggaactaactttgtaggagccaaatcagagtatgagaaatgcttaaaagaattaaataacaataaagtcagacaagaactcgtgaaagatcagtgtgactggattgtttttaacatgaatgtacccaattccagtcacatgggaggtgtttgggagaggcagatacgcacagtgagaaatgtactctctgtgttgcttgatcagcatggtactcagttagatgaccaagatctgagaaccttcctagttgaagcagaaaatatagttaatggtcgtcccctaactgtggaccatcttaactccccagaaagtcttacaccgttgacacccagtaatttgttaactatgaaaacaaaggtagtactgcctcctccaagcattttcattaagaaggacctgtactgcataaagagatggcgcagagcacaatacctggccaaccagttctggtccaggtggaaaaaggagtatgtgcaattcctacaGCTTAGAAAcaagtggacaacaccaaagaggaatctcagtgtaaatgacatagttatcatcaaagatcagaatttagcaaggaaccagtggaaactgggaagagtaacagaagtatctcctgatcatgatggcctagtaagaaaggttaaggtcctggtttcagactgtaatctcgacaaccagggaagacacataaaggcaaacaggaccatcatagagaggccaatacatagtctagtattgctgttagaaggtaatgcataa